CATTGGAACGATTTACCTCATCTCATCCCTCCCCTCCGCCCTTTCTTCCGAGTGAAAAGAGCGGGCGGGTGAACCTTGTCTTATTGCGCAAAAAGGCTTATCATGAAAGAGAGGGATTGTGGGGCTCCATACCGTTCGACAGAAAAATCGAAGTCCGGAAATTGAAGTGCGGAAAAAAGATGAAACCCGGCGGGCGTTCTTCTTCTATGGGGACATCAAGCGTCGGGACGTCAAAAGAGATCTTTTGCAAAGGGAATGCGGACGTATCGCGGCGGATGTTTCCTGTCTGGAGGCTTTCGTTCCGGAGGCTTGAGTTTCCGGTGCGTCTTCGTTCTGGAGCAGAAGGCGCGCCATTGTAAGAAATACCTTTATTTCACTATCGCGAGGGGGAAGGTTATTTGCATACGATTCTGGAAAAAAGGCAGCTCTCTCATGATCTCGAGAGGGGGCAGAGCGTCTACTACTTCAAGGTGACTGCGCCGGAGATCGCGCGGAACCGAAAGGCGGGGCAGTTTATTATCTTCCAGATCAATCGGGACCTGGGAGAGAGGGTACCCTTGACCATCGCGGACGCCAACGCGGAGGAGGGCTGGATCGCCATCGTGTTCCAAACGGTGGGGGCGACGACGCTCAAGTTGTCGCAGCTTGAGGTGGGCGACGAGATCCCCGTCATCCTTGGGCCTCTCGGGAGCCCCACCCACATCGAGAAGGTGGGGACGGTGGTTTGCGTGGGCGGCGGCATCGGTGTCGCGCCCATGTATCCTATCGTGCAGGCCCACAAGAGGGCGGGCAACAAGGTCATCACCATCATCGGGGCTCGGTCCAAGGACCTGGTCATCTTCGAGGATGAGATGAGGGCCATCGCGGACGAGGTGATCGTCGTCACGGACGACGGCACCTACGGGCGCAAGGGCCTGGTGACCGAGCCGCTGAAGGAGATCTGCGAGGGCAAGGACGGGCACGCCATGCCCAACGAGGTGGTTGCCATCGGGCCTCCCATCATGATGAAGTTCTGCGTGGCCACCGCGAAGCCCTTCGGCGTTCCCATCACCGTATCCCTGAACACGATCATGATCGACGGCACAGGCATGTGCGGCGGCTGCCGCGTCTCCGTCGGGGGCGAGACGAAGTTCGTCTGCGTCGACGGCCCGGAATTTGACGGCTACAAGGTGGACTTCGACAACATGATGACGCGCATGGGGGCGTTTCGCTCCAGGGAGCAGGAAGAATACCACAAGTGCCGCGTCGGCTTGGACGCGAAGGCGGGGGCATGACGATGGAACACAAGACGACCGAAATGTTGGAGAAAGAAGCCGAGAAGCTCTGGAGCGGGATTCAGGGCAAGACGCTGACCCCCAAGGACAGGGCAGGCATCCCGCAGCAGGAGATGCCGTCGCGGGATCCGGTCAAGAGGGCCCGCGAGATGGGGGAGGTGGCGCTGGGCTACACGGAGACGCAGGCCAGGGTCGAGGCGGAACGCTGCTTGAACTGCAAGAATCAGCCCTGCGTGAAGGGCTGCCCCGTGGGGGTCCACATTCCGGACTTCATCTCGCACATCCAGAAGGGCGATTTTAAGGCCGCTGTGGATACCATCAAAGAGACGAACCTCCTTCCGGCGATCTGCGGTCGTGTCTGCCCTCAGGAGAAACAATGCCAGAGCTTCTGCACGGTGGGCAAGATGCTGAAGTCCGTCGAGAAATCCGTCGCGATCGGGCGCCTGGAGCGCTTCGTCGCGGACTGGGAGCGAAACAACGACAAGACCACCGTCCCCACGCCGGCCGCTCCGACGGGCAGAAGGGTCGCCGTCGTCGGTTCCGGCCCGGCCGGGTTGACCGTGGCGGCGGACATCCGCAGGGCGGGACACGACGTCACGGTCTTCGAGGCGCTCCAGAAACAGGGCGGCGTGATGGTCTACGGCATTCCCGAGTTCCGCCTTCCGAAGGAGATCGTGGCAAAAGAGGTTGAGAACCTCAAGAAGATGGGCGTGAAGTTCGAGACGAGCTTCCTGGTGGGACGCACGGAGACCCTGGAGCAGCTCCTCGACGTTGAGGGGTACGACGCCGCCTTTGTCGGGACGGGCGCAGGCCTCCCCAAGTTCCTGAACATCGAGGGAGAGAACCTTACCGGCGTCTTCAGCGCCAACGAGTACCTCACCCGCGCCAACCTGATGAAGGCCTACGATACGGAGGGGGCGGACACCCCGCTCTATCAGGCGAAGCGTGTGGCCGTCTTCGGCGGCGGTAACGTCGCGATGGACGCGGCCCGCATGGCCTACCGCCTTGGGGCGGAGAAGGTCTACTGCATCTACCGCCGCACCCGCGCGGAGATGCCCGCACGGGCCGAGGAGGTGGAGCACGCCTTCGAGGAAGGGGTCGAGTTCCTCTTCCTGAAGAATCCTACCCGCTTCATTCCCCTTGAGACGGAGGACAGGGCCCTGAAAGGGCGCGTCGCAGGGGTCGAGCTGCTGGACTACGAGCTGGGGGAGCCCGATGCGTCGGGCCGCCGCAGCCCGGTGGCAAAGCCCGGCACGGAGCACGTGCTGGAGATCGACGCCGCAGTCGTCGCGCTGGGCAACATGTCGAACCCCCTGATGGCGAAGACGACGAAGGGGCTGAACGTCAACAAGCGCGGCAACATCATCGTCGAGGAGGAGACGCAGAAGACCAGCCTGGACAAGGTCTGGGCCGGCGGCGACATCGTCTTGGGCGCGGCCACCGTCATCCTGGCGATGGGCGAGGGGCGCAAGGCCGCCGCGAGCATCAACGAGTACCTGGCGGGGCTGGGCAGCAAGTAAGCAAGGAGCCCGCCGCAAAACGGGGCTTTATATCCAATGTTTTTTAGAGGGGCCGGGGATTTTGTTCTCCCCAGCCCCTCCGTCGTATATTCGGCTCGGCTATGTTACTCCCTAGGGCACGACCCGGATGCGTCCCGTCCCCTCCGTGAGGGTCCCGATGAGGGCCGAGCGCTCAAAGCCGTTTTCCCGGCAGAAGCGCAGCAGCGAGTTCGCCTGATCGGGAGCCACGGCCAGAAGCAGCCCCCCGGAGGTCTGGGCGTCGTAGATCATGTCCAGGGAGGCGAGCGTCGGGGAAAAGGTCTCCGAGATGTCCACCTGCTTCTCGTAAGCCTCCCGGTTCCTGTAGGCGCCCTCCGGCACCAGTCCCATGTCCGCGAGCTCCGGAACTCCGCCGAGGATCGGGACCTGCGACAGGGAGAGCTCGCAGTCCACGGTGCTCTCGCTGAGCATGTCCAAGATGTGCCCGACGAGCCCGAAGCCCGTGACGTCCGTCCCCGCATGGATGCTTCGGTGCAGCGTCCCGGAGAGCCTGAGGGGGAGGTCGTTGAGGGTGGTCATCCATCGCATGGCCTCTTCGGCCGTCCGGGGGTTCTCGACCATCCCCGCCTTGATCGCCGTGACCGCGACGCCCGTGCCGACGGGCTTCGTCAGGAGGAGCCGATCCCCCGGCCGCCCTCCGACGGTGCGCCATATTGCGTCCCGGTCCACCTCGCCGTAGACGACGAGGCCGTATTTGGGCTCCTCGTCCTGGACGCTGTGGCCGCCGACGAGGAACGCGCCCGAGGCGCGCGTCCTCTCGAAGCCCCCCTCCAGCACCTTCTTCAGGACCTCCAGCCCGAGGACCTTCGAGGGGAAGCCGACGATGTTCAGGGCCACGATGGGGCGGCCCCCCATCGCGAACACGTCGCTGATGGAGTTGGCCGCGGCGATCTGTCCCCAGACGTAGGGATCGTCGGATACGGGCGTGATGAAGTCGACGGTGAGGACGCCCAACCGGCGCTCGTCGATCGTCCAGAGGGCCGCGTCCTCGCCTCCGCTCCACGTCGCGAGAACCCGGTCGCTCTCGACATGGGGGATCTCCGCCAAAACCTGAGCCAGGTCCGCCGGACCTATTTTTGCGGCTCACCCGCTGGTTCGGGACATCTCCGTCAGGCGCTTCAGGACGGCCTGTTTGTCCCCGCAGGCCGCGCGCCGGTCGTTACAGGACATCGTCGCACAGGTTGGCGCCCAGACGGCGCTCCAGATCGAATGGCGCGGAGACGGGGAGGAGCAGCATGAGCTTGCTCATCAGCGCCTCGCGCGTCATGTTGCGGGCCGACAGGACCCCCAGGTCCAGCGCTCGCCGGCCAACCTCGTAGACCGCGGGGTCGGTCCCCCCGAAGGGCGCCTGCCCCCGGAGCACGAAGGGGATTCCCCTGGCGATTCCCCGTTCGATGGCGGGCAGGAGGTTCTCCCCCATGAAGGGCACGCCGCCAAGCCCATAGCCCTCCAGGACGACGGCCTTGGGGCCGGTGTCCGCGACGGCGTCCAGAAAACGGGCCGAGAGCCCGGGAAAGATCGGGACGAGGGCGACGTTCGTCTCGACCGCCGGGAACGGCCCCCAGGGCCGCTCGGCCGACAGGGCCGGGACCTGGGCCGTGAGCCAGGCAATCTTGTGGGTCCCCCGGTCCCTCATCTCCCCGAGGAAAGGGTAGTCCACGCCGACGAAGGCGTTCTTCCTGCGGCTGTCGATCTTGGTGATCCGGGGGCCGTGGAGGAGCAGGCCCGCGAAGGCGACGGAGACGCCCCGGCGCTTGTACATCGCCAGCTGCAGCGCGAGGTGGAAGGCCGCGTAGATGTTCTCCGAGACGTCGCTGTCGGGGGCGTCGGCGGAGAGCATGGAGCCGGTGAGGACGACGGGGACGGGGACGTCGTTCAGGAGGTAGGACAGCGCGGAGGCGGTCCACGCCATGGTGTCCGTGCCGTGGAGCATCACGATGGCGTCCGAGCGCGCGGCGCTGTCCCGAACGCAGTCGGCCATGACGAGCCAGTCGGAGGGATGCATGTTGGAGCTGTCCTTGGACATCAGATCGACGACGGCGACCTCATGCTCGAAGCCCATCAGGCCGGGACAGACGCGGAGCAGCTGCTCCCCCGCGAGGCCGGGTTGGAGGCCCCGGTCGGACTCCACGGACGCGATGGTCCCGCCGGTGGTCAGTAGTGAAATTTTCATGGCTGAATCCCTCCTGCTGAAGTAGGGAAAACGATACGAGCATCGTAATGTCACTCCGTCGGGTGCGCCAGCGGAGAATCGCCGATGTTACGGACCGGAAAGGCTGCATCGCCCCCGCCGTTTCGGCTATCGCCCGTTTTTCCCCTCCGTTTTTGGGCGGTCCTCCGTGATGCGGGCCACCCACAGAACGCCGCCGTCCTCCCCGACGACATCGACGAGCTCTCCGGGAAGGAGCTTTTGCGGATCGCGGGTCCGCGCGGGCAGCTCCATGCGCCCGGCCCGGGTGTCGGCCATGACCTTGCCCTGTCCCTCGCCCGAGCCTGCGATGGCGATGTAGACGGATGCCCGGGAGCCGATCAGGTTGTTCAGCTTCAGGCTGCCGTCCTCCTGAAAACCGAGGAACGTCCTGATCAACAGGAGCGAGGCGAGGACGAAGACCACGCCGGCCGCGATGCCGAAGGCCGAGGAGAGCCCCGGCGCGACGCCGGACAGGAGGCTCGCCAGGGTCACCCATCCGTAGCCGATGAAGAAGCCCACAAAGTTGCGCAGGGAAAGATAGCCGGAGAACCCCGGCGCATGGTCGTGGACCTCTCCGTAGTCGAAGTCCGCGTCGGGGGAATCCGCGTCTCCGCCGTCCTCCCCCATGCCGAGGGTCTGCAGGAGGAAGATTGCGGAGGCGAGGCCTCCTATGGCCGCGTGCGTCCACTCCCAGGGCGTCATTGGGCTTTATCCGCGCTCCCGGGGGCCGGTCGCTGGGGAGGCTTCTCTTCCTCCCTGCGTCCCAGAAGCCCGGGGCCGATGACGCCGGTCATCTTGAGCAGGTCCTGCAGCGGAGGCAGGCTGGTCGCGTAGTCGCGGACGAGGCCGGAGATGGAGTTCCCGCCCCCCGCGCCCCCGTCCCATACGGTAACCTTGTCGATCTTGAAGTTCGAGATGGCCTTTGCCTGAATTTCCATCATCGCGGGGACGCGATCCGCCATCATCAGCAGGAACGCGGCGTTCGCGTCGCCGCCGGAGGCCTCCACCAGTTTCCGGATACCCTCGGCGTTCGCCTCGAAGATGGCCTTCATGCCCTCCGCACGGCCCAGCATCTCGTTCTTGATGCGTTCTCCCTCGCCGAGGCCCTCACGCCGCTGCTGCTCCATCAGGGCCTCCGCCGCAATGATCCGCTGCTGTTTTTCCGCCTCGGCGGCCGGGATCGTATTGGCCAGCTGAGCGGCCTTGTCGCGCTCCTTTCGGGCGACCTCCGCCTCGAGCTCGGCCTCGTAGGCGATGCGCCGGGCCTCTGCCTGCGTCGTCTTCTCCGCCACGGTCCCGCGCTTATCCGCCTCGGCTACCTTCTCACGTAGCTCCGCCTCGGATTGGGCCTTGACCTGCCTGGCGATGTTCTCGCCCTTTACCGCCTCCGCCTCCGCGGAGGCGACGCCGATACGCTGCTCCTTTTCGGCCTCGGCCACGCCGATTTTCTGTTCCTTGTCGGCGGAGGCGACGCCGACGATCGCCCGTGAATTTGCCTCGGCGACGCCGATACGCTGTTCCTTCTCGGCCTCGGCGACGCCGATGGACTGCTCCTTTCCAGCTTGAGCGACGCCGATGGACTGCTCCTTGCCCGCGAGGCTGATGGCGATGTTCTTCTCCTTCTCCGCCTCGGCCACCCCGGTCTGTCCCTTCTTCTCCTGCTCGGCGACGTCGATGCGAGCCTGGTTGATGGCCTCGGACGCGGCCTTCTGGCCCAGGGCCTTGATGTAGCCCGATTCGTCGTCGATATCCTTGATGTTGACGTTGATGACCCGCAGGCCGACCTTCGCGAGCTCGACCTCCACGGACTCCATGACGGCGGACTGGAATTTCTCCCGGTCCTTGTTGATCTCCTCGATGTTCATGGTCGCGATGGTGGCGCGGAACTGACCGAAGATGATGTCCTCGGCCACCTTGCGGACATCCGAAAGGTTAAGGCCCAGCAGACGCTCGGCGGCGTTCTTCATGATCGCGGGCTCCGTGCTGATGCCCACCGTGAAGGTCGAGGGGGCCGCAATGCGGATGTTCTCCCTCGAGAGCGCACCCTGGAGCGGGATCTCGATGGAGATCGGGGTCAGGTCGAGATAGGCGTAGTCCTGGAAGAGGGGCCAGACGAAGGCGGCGCCGCCATGGATACACCGGGCCGAGCCCTCCCCCGTCTTTCCGTAGATGACGAGAATCCTGTCCGAGGGACAGCGCCGGTAACGCTTAAGCATGGCAAAAAAGGTCAAAAACAAAAACGCAGTCAGCAAAACGATAAAAACGAGCACTACGGGCATCTCAACCACTCCTTTTACGAGAGATTGCGAACTCGGGTTCGGGGAAAAACCGATCGAATCCGCTTCGATATGCCTCAGGAACAGACGGCTGGCGCTTCCTCAGCCGGTGCTCTGCATCGCGGCCATTGCCGCGCCGACCAAGCCCGCCCTGTAGCCCAGGGTACATTGGGTCAGCCGGGTGAAGCGCTCTCCGCGGCCTCCGTAGACCTCGGCGTAGACCTTTTGGCGCAGGGGGGCCAGCAGCCGCTCGCCCTGTCTCCCCACACCTCCGCCGATGCCGACGACCTCGGGCTGGAGGCCGTTGACGATGTTCGTCACGCCGCAGGCGAGATAGTCCACGTACTCGTCCACCACGCGGAGCGCCGCGGCGTCGCCCCGCTCCGCCGCGGCGAAGGCGGTGTGTCCTCCGACCCGCCCCTCCCTCTCGGCCAGAGCGTTCATGAGGCTCTCGGGATGCGCGGCCATGGCCTCGCGCGTCATGTTGATCAGCCCCGTCGCCGAGGCATAGGTCTCGAGGCAGCCGCGGCGTCCGCAGGTACAGGGCCGCCCGCCCTTCACGATCACCATGTGGCCGAACTCGCTAGCCGACGAGTTCCAACCCGTCCAGATGTGCCCGTTGACGACGAAGCCGGACCCCACGCCGGTGCCCAGGGTCAGGATCATGGCGCTCGACGCGCCCCTGACGCTGCCGGCGCAGACCTCCCCGAGGGCGGCGGCGTTGGCGTCGTTCTCCACGCGGACGGGGAGCCCCCATGCCTCGGACAGCAACTTCCCTAAAGGGAAGTTCCTCCAACCGAGGTTGTTGTTGTAGACGACAGACCCGGAGGAGGACTCGACCGTGCCGGGGCATCCCACCCCCGCGGCGGAGAGCTCCCCGCGAAGAATCCCCGCCGCGGAGACGGCCCGGTCGGCCGCCGCCAGGATGTCGCCGATGACGGCCTCCTGAGGGCGGTTGGCCCCCGTCGGCATCTCCGCCTCCCCGACAAGGTTCCCCGTTCCGTCGGTTACGCCGGCCTTGATGTTGGTCCCGCCGATATCCACTCCGATGTAGAACGCCATGCCCGTGCCTCCCCGTTCTATCGTTCCGCCCCTTTTTTCGGGGCGTGGGGACGGGGGGAGCCGTCGGCCACCGAGGGGGACAGCGAAGGATCCCGGGGGGCATGGGACGGTTGAGGGGCTTCCGCCTCCGCACGGTTTCGCCCATTCCTCTTTGCCCGATAGAGGGCCTCGTCGGCTCGCCGAACTAGACTTTTCGGCGTCTCCCCGGGGCGGAACAGGGAAATCCCCAGCGAGACCGTCAGGGTCTTGTACTTGCCGAGAGAAAGGGATCGGGTCTCGCAGCTTCTGCGGATTCGTTCCGCAACGATGTTTGCGATGAGCAGGTCCGCCCCGGCCAGAACGATGCTGAACTCCTCCCCTCCGTAACGTGTGGCGACGTCCTGTTCCCTCAGGGAGTCCCGGATGATCCGGGCCACGAACGCAAGTGCCCGGTCCCCCTCCTGGTGTCCCCACGTGTCGTTGAAATTTTTGAAATGATCGATGTCGAGCATGATGAAGGAAAGGTTCTTCCCCGTCTTTTCGGTATTTCTGACGCTCTCGTTGAGGACCTGTTCCAGGTAGGAACGGTTGTACAGCCCCGTCAGTCCGTCCCGTTGACTGAGCTCGCGATAGAGGGTGTTCTGTGCCTGCAGGAGGTTGTAGTTGTCGAATCGGGCCCGGCTCTCGAAGAGCTTCCGCAGGATCGAGAGAAAAGGAGCGGTGGCCAGCAGCGTCATATAGAAGATGTCCGGATAGGAAAGCCTGCTGAGATAGTAGGGGTTGTAGTACGTTCCCAGAAACATGATCCCTATGCCGAGGAAAAAGACGGAGTAGGATCCCGCATAGAGAAGCAGGCTGCGCAGAGGGGTCCTCGTCCTGACCATCTGGACGAACAGAAGCACGGAGCCGACGAGGCTCAGGAAGAAGGCGAGCGCGGCGCCGACGCAGACCCAGAGGAAACGGCCGTTCATGGCCGTGGCCAGCATCCCGAACGCCAGGGCGCACTGGATGCAGAGAACCGGCTTGTAGGCCTTTCGGATTCTTGGGGCCCCCTGAAGTTCCGAGAGGAAAAATCGGGCCCCTACGACGTTTGCCACCCCGAAGATCGACCAGGTCATGAATACGGTGAGTGGGGCCGGCAGCTTCAGATAGGCATGAAAGTGCCCGTTGAAGGAGGCGGCGAGCAGAGTACTGCTCAGCTGAATGATCATGAAGGTGCGGTATACTTTTTCGCCGGTCATCATGTAAAAGAGGAAGTACGTCACGACGAACGCAATCATGACCCCCACGAAAACGAGCTGGATAATCATGGATTTGAAGAAGAAACGGATAAAGGACAGCGGCGCCAACAGGCACAGCCTGGCGGCGACGGGGTAGTCGGAGCGCACGTTCAGGTAGACGTAGCCATCCCTGGCAGCTCCATCCAGGGGCGGCAGCCAGAGGACCGGATAGCGTGTGTAGAGGAACTGGAGGGCATTTCTCGAATCCCTGTCGTAGGAATAGTGCTCGTAGGAGGAGAGCGTCTTGGGGACGAAGCAGTCCACGTGCGTGATGTGGGGCGAGGCGATCATCAGGACCCCGCCCTCATCGGGACGCAGGGACACGCCCTTGATATCCCGTGCCAGATCCTCCATGGGGATGCGGAACCAGCTCGAACCGTTGAAGGAGTTCTGCGTAATGATATCGCCCGATACCGATTCGAAGGGAATGTCCTTTCCCGGGTTCTTGAGGCTCGGCGAATGAGTAGTCATCTTCTCGAGTCCCCGCAAAAGAGGGAGGGCGGTAGTGTCGAAGCCGGCGCCGGCTCTTTCGGAAAGGACGCTGCCCAGGATGATGAGGAAAGGAACAAGAAAAAACTTCAAAACGCGGTTTCGACGCATGAGCGCTCCAATCCTTTCGGGCTTCGTTCTGGCTTCGATGGGTGTTTCTCTGTTCCGATGTTCTCCTGTTCTATTGTATAAAAATGCTGATAAAAGGCAAGCGTTGGGATGGAAAACTATCCCGCGGGGTGCCGGCCTTTCCGCGCCCGAAAGGAACGGCACGCCCCATGTCCCGAACGATCCATTCATGATCCCCCGGCGGCGCCCCGGTACGCTTTTCCACTTTCCTGCGCCCCCTCTTTTTGTTAGTATTGGGTTGGATGTATTGAGGGTGACATTGAGGATGACAATTTTTGAAGGAGGCGCAATGAGATGACGGAGGGAAAATGGAACTGTGGGGACCGCATCGTCCGCTTCGAGCGGGAAGGACGGGCGGCGGTGGGGCGCATGGTGGGGGACGTCATTGCGACGGGGACGCCCAGCGGCGTTGCCCCCGTGCATGATGGGGACAGCGTGGAGGTGGAGATCGAGGGCATCGGCGTGCTGAGAAACCGCTTCGTCGGGTCCGAGGACTAGGAAGCATGCACATCACGCTGTGGCTTACGGGGGATGGGGGCCGGATACGGGTTCCCCGCTCCAACCTGCACCTGTTTCAGTCCATGCTCTATGCGGTGCTGCCTCCCGAGCGGGCGGCGTTCCTGCACGACGAGGGATATTGCGTCGATGGGCGGAGGATGAAGCTCTTCGCGATGAGCTGGCCCATCGCCGCGGAGCGCCCCACCTTCGAGGAGAACGCCATCCTGTTCCCGCTTCCGGTTCGCTTGGTGGTCTCCACACCCGTGACCGACACCATGGACGGCATCGCCGGCGGTGTGCTGAACGCCGGGGATCTGCGGCTGGGCAACAACGTCATCCGCTGTGAGCGCATCGAGGCGGAGCAGCAGCGGGCGGATGGGGAGGCCCTGACCGTGCGCACCCTGTCGCCCATCACCTGTTATGGCCAGGCGGAGCGGAACGGCAAGCCCTATACGGTTTACTTCAGCCCGTACCAGAGGGATTTTGCCGTGTCGGCGCACAACAACCTGGTGCGCAAGTTCCGCGCGCTCTTCCCCGATCGGGCCGTTCCGGAGGGGACGGTCCGCATCTCCCCCGTGGGACGCGTGTTGGAGCGGGTGGCGATCTTCAGCCCCGAGTCCTCCTTTCCCGTCAAGGGCTGGTCGGGCCGCTTCCGTCTGGAGGGGCCTCAGGAGCTTCTGCAGGTTGCGCTGGACTGCGGCCTGGGTGCGAAGAACAGCGCGGGATGGGGGTGTGTAACGCGGGAGTGGAGAGAGAATGAAGGAGAAATCGAACAAAATCATTGTCATTGAGCGTGATAAAATTAAAGAGCGATTCTTCCCGAGCTTGTTCTGGGGATGGAAATATATGTTGTTGTCTGTGGGACAGATAAAAATTCCTTTTATAGGTTTTACTTGATATGATGTTGATTATCTCAATATAATGTTGACTGTAGGACATAAGACGTGCTATACTCTCTTGGAAAAGAAGGGGGTATAGTTATGTCCTATTTTCGTAGAAGAAAAAGCAGGAAAAGAAAAGAGGCGACAAAAAAGCCTCTTGATGCCTGTATGGTTAAGAACTATTATGGCTGCTCCTACACTGTCATCAATGGCCCGGTCAATATTGGGGATCCCGATGATAATCGGAGATTGATGAATAAAGCGTTGGAGAGCGCTTTGAAGTATGTTCGGACTAAATTTATGTCGCTGTGGAGGTGAGGGTCATACAACACACGTTCAAGGTGAGAGGGCACTGGTGGTTCGATTCCGGACTGATGGGGCTGTACTTCATCGCCAAAGATAAGACGACTTTGGAGGCGGAGCGCTGGCCGGATGTCAAAGTTGTTCTGGATTTCGACGGCGTATCGGTCGGGGCGCCGGATGACCGGATGACGCCGTTCCTGGAGGCCTGTTATGAGGAACTGGCCTCCGACTGGTGGAATCGATCGACGAAAAAGCAAAAGGAGAATCCAGAACTCGTTTGCTACGACCAAGAGGAAAAAAAGCTGATGTGTCTGCCGAAACGGATGCCGACGCCGGTTCCCGCTCTGTCGGTAAGCGCTACGAGCTGGAGGGGGGAGGCGGAGGCGTTCGAGGACTTGTCCGTGTCGCTCCAGGAGGAGGTAGCAGCTTACCTGAAGGAGCATAAGAAGTCTCTATGGGGCACGAAGAAAAAGCTCTGTTACGAGCAGCCCGTCTGCCATCCCCAACTGGATGTTTTCCCCAAGGTCAGGCGAGGGGGAGGGGCCGTGTGTTCCGTCTGCGGGCAGACCTCCGTCTGCGACAGGGTCTCTCAGACCTCTTTCCCCCTCTTTTCAAGCCAGAGTGCGACCTTCTCCTTCAATTCCGACTTGGGGTCGCCCGATCTCATCTGCTGGGAATGCCAGTTGTTGGGCAAGTTTGCCGTTCACGCGTCGTATTACAAGGTTGCGGATTCCCTGACCTACATCATGCAGCTGAACTCCGGAGACCTGAGGGCTTTGAAAGATGCTCACCTGACGTTTGGGATTCCCTCCCCACTGCGACTTTTATTGGAAGACGACAAGATTTATTTCTACAACTTCGGAGAAAAGAGCCGTATTTTGCAGAATGCCCGATTATCCTACGAGGTTCTGTGGGGTTTCTATCTGGCGGCCTATGATCTGGTCTTGAAGAACCAGCAGAAGCGCCGCAACGAGACGCGTGCCTTGGAGGACCTGGATGAGGATGAGATCGACGAGGAGTCCCTCAGGCAAACGACCGCGCTGAACGTCGTCCTTGCGGCTCTGGACTCCAAGGGGAGTACGTTCATCACCAAGGAGGTCGTCACTTATACCGATACGGCCTACCTGTTCCGGTTGATTGGCTTTATCAAAAAATATATCCGCACCGAGGCCCCGGAGGCGATGGCCCAGGATCTCGGGAGTTTTTTCGAGCTCCTCTTTTGGGACTTGGAGCTCCCCAATCCCCAAAAGCCCTATGATCCTCTGAATGGAATGGATCGCAACGGCCTGCTGCGGTGCGTGTTCGAGAAGAAGTCCATCGTGTGCCGTGTGGAGAGTTTCGTGTTCAAAAAATCTCTGGCGGTCGATTATCCGAGCTTTGGCCGTATTCTGTTCTTCGTGATGGCTTACGAGCTGGTGGCGCATTGTCGGGATTCGGAGGAAGGAGAGAAAAAAGGCATGGCTACAGGAATGACAAAGGAGCAAATTGCCCTTGCGAAGAGGTTGGGAGAGCAGATCGTCTTGGCTGCTAATGAATTTCTGGATAAAAAGGGTGCAGGTTTTGAGGCGAAGAAGGCTGTCAAGGGCGATCTTTTTACCCTGCGCAAGACCCGTACGGCGACGGATTTCCTGGAGCAGCTGAATCGCCTGCAGTTCCGCTACGGAATCGTCGTCAACAAGGAGATCGCGGCGGGAGTTCTGGCTGAGGACGACGTCCCCTTCGAGGAGTTCAGGGCCTATTGCATGATTGCCGCCTTGAACGCCTACAACAATGTTATGCGCCCTCGTGCTTCGGGGGATAAGGACTCGCAGTCCGGCAACGAATGACGAAAAAACATTGCAGGAGGTAATATGAGATGACGAATTCCAAATGTTTGACGCTGACCTATCTGACGCACGCCTCTTACGCCTCTTTGAACGGTTCCGACAAGGAGGCCGACAACATCTCCAGC
The sequence above is a segment of the uncultured Fretibacterium sp. genome. Coding sequences within it:
- a CDS encoding asparaginase, whose protein sequence is MKISLLTTGGTIASVESDRGLQPGLAGEQLLRVCPGLMGFEHEVAVVDLMSKDSSNMHPSDWLVMADCVRDSAARSDAIVMLHGTDTMAWTASALSYLLNDVPVPVVLTGSMLSADAPDSDVSENIYAAFHLALQLAMYKRRGVSVAFAGLLLHGPRITKIDSRRKNAFVGVDYPFLGEMRDRGTHKIAWLTAQVPALSAERPWGPFPAVETNVALVPIFPGLSARFLDAVADTGPKAVVLEGYGLGGVPFMGENLLPAIERGIARGIPFVLRGQAPFGGTDPAVYEVGRRALDLGVLSARNMTREALMSKLMLLLPVSAPFDLERRLGANLCDDVL
- a CDS encoding sulfide/dihydroorotate dehydrogenase-like FAD/NAD-binding protein; its protein translation is MHTILEKRQLSHDLERGQSVYYFKVTAPEIARNRKAGQFIIFQINRDLGERVPLTIADANAEEGWIAIVFQTVGATTLKLSQLEVGDEIPVILGPLGSPTHIEKVGTVVCVGGGIGVAPMYPIVQAHKRAGNKVITIIGARSKDLVIFEDEMRAIADEVIVVTDDGTYGRKGLVTEPLKEICEGKDGHAMPNEVVAIGPPIMMKFCVATAKPFGVPITVSLNTIMIDGTGMCGGCRVSVGGETKFVCVDGPEFDGYKVDFDNMMTRMGAFRSREQEEYHKCRVGLDAKAGA
- the gltA gene encoding NADPH-dependent glutamate synthase, giving the protein MEHKTTEMLEKEAEKLWSGIQGKTLTPKDRAGIPQQEMPSRDPVKRAREMGEVALGYTETQARVEAERCLNCKNQPCVKGCPVGVHIPDFISHIQKGDFKAAVDTIKETNLLPAICGRVCPQEKQCQSFCTVGKMLKSVEKSVAIGRLERFVADWERNNDKTTVPTPAAPTGRRVAVVGSGPAGLTVAADIRRAGHDVTVFEALQKQGGVMVYGIPEFRLPKEIVAKEVENLKKMGVKFETSFLVGRTETLEQLLDVEGYDAAFVGTGAGLPKFLNIEGENLTGVFSANEYLTRANLMKAYDTEGADTPLYQAKRVAVFGGGNVAMDAARMAYRLGAEKVYCIYRRTRAEMPARAEEVEHAFEEGVEFLFLKNPTRFIPLETEDRALKGRVAGVELLDYELGEPDASGRRSPVAKPGTEHVLEIDAAVVALGNMSNPLMAKTTKGLNVNKRGNIIVEEETQKTSLDKVWAGGDIVLGAATVILAMGEGRKAAASINEYLAGLGSK
- the selD gene encoding selenide, water dikinase SelD, translated to MSCNDRRAACGDKQAVLKRLTEMSRTSGUAAKIGPADLAQVLAEIPHVESDRVLATWSGGEDAALWTIDERRLGVLTVDFITPVSDDPYVWGQIAAANSISDVFAMGGRPIVALNIVGFPSKVLGLEVLKKVLEGGFERTRASGAFLVGGHSVQDEEPKYGLVVYGEVDRDAIWRTVGGRPGDRLLLTKPVGTGVAVTAIKAGMVENPRTAEEAMRWMTTLNDLPLRLSGTLHRSIHAGTDVTGFGLVGHILDMLSESTVDCELSLSQVPILGGVPELADMGLVPEGAYRNREAYEKQVDISETFSPTLASLDMIYDAQTSGGLLLAVAPDQANSLLRFCRENGFERSALIGTLTEGTGRIRVVP